The following coding sequences are from one Saccharomyces eubayanus strain FM1318 chromosome VII, whole genome shotgun sequence window:
- the XKS1 gene encoding xylulokinase, producing MSQDSYYLGFDLSTQQLKCLAIDQDLKIVHSETVEFEKDLPNYRTKKGVYIRGDTIECPVAMWLEALDLVLSKYCKAGFPLEKVVAVSGSCQQHGSVYWSSQAEALLSQLNNESEKDLVHYVGPAAFARQTAPNWQDHSTAKQCQEFEQCVGGPENLAQLTGSRAHFRFTGPQILKIAELEPETYKKTNTISLVSSFLTSVLVGHLVELEEADACGMNLYDIRERKFNDELLHLIGDSCKQKLMGAPMKAMIAGKICKYFTQKYGFSADCKVSPMTGDNLATICSLPLRKDDVLVSLGTSTTVLLVTDKYHPSPNYHLFIHPTLPNHYMGMICYCNGSLAREKIRDQLNKERANNAENDNDWTLFNQAVLDDSKDDDNELGVYFPLGEIVPSVKAVDKRVLFNAKTGKIEQVVGKFADLTHDAKNIVESQALSCRVRISPLLSDSNTKSQKNLDEDTIVKFDYDESPLREYLNKRPERTFFVGGASKNGAIVKKFAQVIGATKGNFRLDTPNSCALGGCYKAMWSFLYDSNKITVPFDKFLNDNFPWHVMENISDIDNESWDRYNTKIVPLSELEKTLS from the coding sequence ATGTCCCAGGACTCATACTACCTCGGATTTGATCTCTCGACGCAGCAGCTGAAATGTCTCGCCATTGATCAGGACCTGAAAATTGTCCATTCGGAAACCGTCGAGTTCGAAAAGGACCTGCCCAACTACCGCACGAAGAAAGGCGTTTATATCCGCGGCGATACCATCGAATGTCCCGTGGCAATGTGGCTGGAGGCGCTAGACCTGGTTCTCTCGAAGTACTGCAAAGCAGGGTTTCCTCTCGAGAAAGTGGTAGCAGTTTCAGGATCCTGCCAACAGCACGGGTCCGTCTACTGGTCCTCTCAGGCTGAAGCCTTGCTGAGCCAATTGAACAATGAATCGGAAAAGGATCTAGTGCACTACGTCGGGCCTGCCGCATTTGCAAGACAGACCGCACCCAATTGGCAAGACCACAGCACTGCCAAACAATGCCAAGAGTTTGAGCAGTGTGTTGGCGGGCCTGAGAATCTGGCTCAATTGACCGGGTCTAGAGCCCATTTCAGGTTCACGGGTCCTCAAATTCTGAAGATTGCTGAGTTGGAGCCAGAAACATACAAAAAAACGAACACCATTTCTCTAGTGTCCAGTTTCTTGACTTCTGTCTTAGTAGGCCATCTAGTAGAATTGGAAGAGGCTGACGCGTGTGGTATGAATCTTTATGATATCCGTGAGAGAAAATTCAACGATGAGCTGCTCCACTTGATTGGCGACTCATGCAAGCAAAAGCTAATGGGCGCCCCTATGAAAGCTATGATTGCCGGCAAAATTTGTAAATATTTTACCCAAAAATACGGTTTTAGCGCAGACTGTAAGGTCTCCCCCATGACTGGTGATAATCTAGCCACGATATGTTCATTGCCCTTGCGGAAGGACGACGTGTTGGTCTCCCTCGGCACAAGCACTACCGTTCTCTTAGTCACTGACAAGTATCATCCCTCTCCGAATTACCATCTCTTTATTCATCCAACTCTACCAAACCACTATATGGGTATGATTTGTTACTGTAATGGCTCTTTGGcaagagagaaaataaGAGACCAGTTGAACAAAGAGCGGGCCAATAATGCGGAAAACGATAACGATTGGACGCTTTTCAATCAAGCTGTGCTGGACGACTCAAAGGACGATGACAATGAACTAGGTGTATACTTCCCTCTTGGAGAAATCGTTCCCAGCGTCAAAGCCGTAGATAAAAGGGTCCTTTTCAATGCGAAAACAGGTAAGATCGAACAAGTCGTGGGAAAATTTGCGGATTTGACACACGATGCCAAGAACATTGTAGAATCACAAGCTTTGAGTTGCAGAGTAAGAATCTCTCCTTTACTTTCGGATTCAAACACAAAGTCGCAAAAAAACCTCGACGAAGACACGATAGTTAAATTCGACTACGACGAATCTCCTTTACGTGAGTACTTGAATAAAAGACCAGAAAGAACTTTCTTTGTGGGTGGAGCTTCCAAAAACGGTGCTATTGTGAAGAAATTCGCTCAAGTCATCGGCGCTACGAAGGGTAATTTCAGGTTAGACACACCAAACTCGTGTGCCCTTGGTGGCTGCTACAAGGCCATGTGGTCATTTTTGTACGATTCAAACAAGATTACAGTCCcatttgataaattcttGAACGATAATTTCCCATGGCATGTAATGGAGAACATTTCCGATATAGATAACGAGAGTTGGGACCGCTATAATACAAAGATTGTCCCTCTGAgtgaattagaaaaaacTCTCTCTTGA
- the SKI6 gene encoding exosome non-catalytic core subunit SKI6 yields the protein MSRLEIYSPEGLRLDGRRWNELRRFETSINTHPHAADGSSYLEQGNNKIITLVKGPKEPRLKSQMDTSKALLNVSVNITKFSKFERSKSSHKNERRVLEIQTSLVRIFEKNVMLNIYPRTVIDIEIHVLEQDGGIMGTLINGITLALIDAGISMYDYISGISVGLYDTTPLLDINSLEENAMSAVTLGVVGKSEKLSLLLIEDKIPLDRLENVLAIGIAGAHRVRDLMDEELRKHAQKRVTNASAR from the coding sequence ATGTCAAGATTAGAAATATATTCACCAGAAGGGCTACGTCTAGACGGACGTCGATGGAATGAACTGCGTCGTTTCGAAACTTCCATCAACACTCATCCGCATGCTGCTGATGGCTCTTCCTACTTGGAACAAGGTAACAACAAAATCATCACTCTCGTGAAGGGTCCAAAGGAACCAAGGTTGAAGTCTCAAATGGATACTTCGAAGGCCCTGTTAAACGTTTCCGTAAACATTACAAAATTCTCCAAATTCGAAAGGAGCAAATCCAGTCATAAAAACGAAAGGCGTGTCCTTGAGATTCAAACTTCGTTAGTAAGAATCTTCGAAAAAAACGTAATGTTGAACATTTACCCCAGAACAGTTATCGATATCGAAATCCACGTCCTTGAGCAGGATGGTGGTATCATGGGCACACTGATCAATGGTATCACGCTCGCTCTGATAGACGCTGGTATATCGATGTACGATTACATAAGTGGTATCTCCGTCGGGCTGTATGACACCACCCCACTACTAGATATCAATTCGCTAGAAGAAAACGCTATGAGTGCAGTGACACTAGGTGTCGTGGGGAAGTCGGAAAAACTATCTCTATTATTGATAGAAGATAAAATCCCCTTGGACAGACTAGAGAACGTCCTAGCCATCGGTATTGCGGGTGCTCATAGAGTAAGAGACCTGATGGATGAAGAGTTAAGAAAACATGCCCAAAAAAGAGTCACTAATGCCTCTGCcaggtaa
- the FYV8 gene encoding Fyv8p — MSAEQVGRKKSYRWVSASQASYDGAGWDSSDEYDYSSEDDTKGDGSHKKKVSNLPALPKLNYTDENDQPINNENDNEKNDDDDDDDDDDDDDEDDDNVAGVSGVVDVADVADVADVADVADVADVADVADVADVADVADVADVADVADVADVVDVADVADVDVTRIGHTDKETDEPDYLSSTASLKSPVENKKLLHANRAVNEDLDNLIEQISREMTPEMRQTSDFQRDPDSSDETQNKSQSQIPVSPLAENACADYEEAEIKLIQDGMCMNLPTENEDENGDESENENENSDEDDSENEGEDFEVSKTGYLSGMLSSEQEEQVEQEKADEVMNADMLEEEEGKSEEEKSIGSRDSTEFFETSNKPTQVAGLKNTGKEMKLLDDEYRNSFFNDYQRSSDSEKETKEEEYDGNERSSPISDEPSSVNQTSKQLDTTDDDALSYTESIKYSANDTKVGEEGEEDSETTENDNEATDDYRFSSRXRDSVLISSDENDSEANINSDSDEGSLKASKSGYFSKMIDDDESSDHNDEEKSTMDHKEAKDNENVNSEDGSVESMPNPNGDEGDNAHEDKDTEENSTRDSNDIGSWKPDSEALRSGFVQDTANKKAPPGYVIDSNGKLVDLTPASMKPRVVSTYSEMESTWDAFPSKSGNEDLETIRDTKTLYDNNTIYNVPGLIGNHSNLPPLPTIAHEQLNAGNENGTTEDDNNNHNIDSQVARDASLKSESRAVSQGEMVSIHEPSSKEMAKLGQQSNVPNLDVNKVLNSKTSHESKINQLRTQKHELDEYDTGIQTWINYTLKSSSRKDKDFIVEEYKQHNHVREAYANADDLSKKHTVINTVASVNQNVTHLRRKVFQHSMKPKDLFASIGKKKL, encoded by the coding sequence ATGAGCGCTGAACAGGTTGGTAGAAAGAAGTCGTATAGATGGGTGAGTGCATCACAAGCCAGTTATGACGGTGCTGGTTGGGATAGTAGTGACGAATACGATTACTCCTCCGAGGATGATACCAAAGGTGATGGAAGTCATAAGAAAAAGGTTTCAAACTTGCCGGCTCTGCCCAAGCTCAATTATACCGATGAGAATGATCAACCTattaataatgaaaatgataatgaaaagaatgatgatgatgatgatgatgatgatgatgatgatgatgatgaagatgatgataatgttGCTGGTGTTTCTGGTGTTGTTGACGTTGCTGACGTTGCTGACGTTGCTGACGTTGCTGACGTTGCTGAYGTTGCTGACGTTGCTGATGTTGCTGATGTTGCTGACGTTGCTGACGTTGCTGATGTTGCTGACGTTGCTGACGTTGCTGATGTTGCCGATGTTGTTGACGTTGCTGACGTTGCTGATGTAGATGTAACCAGAATTGGACATACTGACAAGGAAACAGACGAACCAGATTATCTTTCATCGACAGCATCTTTGAAGAGCCCAGTTGAGAATAAGAAGTTGCTACATGCCAATAGGGCGGTGAACGAAGACCTTGATAATCTGATTGAACAGATATCAAGGGAGATGACACCGGAAATGAGGCAGACTTCTGATTTTCAGCGTGATCCAGACAGTTCCGACGAAACTCAAAACAAATCGCAATCACAAATTCCAGTGTCTCCCTTGGCAGAAAACGCATGTGCCGATTACGAAGAGGCCGAAATAAAGCTCATACAAGATGGTATGTGCATGAACCTGCCgacagaaaatgaagatgaaaatggaGATGAAtctgaaaatgaaaatgaaaacagtGACGAGGATGATTCTGAGAATGAAGGGGAAGACTTTGAAGTGTCCAAAACCGGATACCTTTCAGGTATGTTGTCTTCGGAGCAGGAAGAACAAGTAGAACAGGAAAAGGCAGATGAAGTCATGAATGCAGATATgctagaagaagaagaaggaaaaagtgaagaagaaaagagtaTTGGCAGTAGGGATTCTACTGAATTCTTCGAGACATCTAATAAGCCAACCCAAGTAGCAGGTCTAAAGAATACAGGGAAGGAGATGAAGCTTCTCGATGACGAATACCGCAACTCCTTTTTCAACGACTACCAGCGTTCTTCAGACTCTGAAAAAGAGACCAAAGAGGAGGAGTATGACGGTAATGAAAGGTCTTCACCGATTTCAGATGAGCCTTCAAGTGTAAACCAAACATCAAAACAACTTGATACGACGGACGATGATGCTTTATCGTATACTGAATCAATCAAGTATTCAGCAAACGATACAAAAGTCggagaagaaggagaagaagacagCGAAACCACTGAAAACGATAACGAAGCTACTGATGATTACAGATTTTCCAGTAGAGAWAGAGATTCTGTGCTAATTTCGAGTGATGAAAACGACAGTGAAGCAAATATAAACTCTGACTCGGATGAGGGTAGTTTGAAGGCTTCGAAGTCAGGctatttttccaaaatgattgacgatgatgaaagTTCAGACCATAACGATGAGGAGAAATCGACAATGGATCACAAAGAAGCTAAAGACAATGAAAACGTTAACTCGGAAGATGGTAGTGTTGAATCAATGCCGAACCCTAACGGTGATGAAGGGGATAACGCACACGAAGACAAAGATACGGAGGAAAATTCAACTAGGGACTCAAATGATATTGGCTCTTGGAAACCAGATAGTGAAGCGTTGCGATCGGGATTCGTACAGGATAcagcaaataaaaaagcGCCACCTGGGTATGTGATTGACTCTAATGGTAAGTTAGTAGATTTAACGCCTGCTAGTATGAAACCTCGCGTAGTCTCTACATACTCGGAAATGGAAAGTACCTGGGATGCATTTCCTTCTAAAAGTGGGAACGAAGATTTGGAGACTATTAGGGACACCAAGACCCTATACGATAACAATACGATCTATAATGTTCCCGGTTTAATAGGTAATCATTCAAACCTACCACCTTTACCGACGATTGCACACGAACAATTGAATGCAGGAAACGAGAACGGTACCACAGAGGACGATAATAACAACCACAATATTGATAGTCAGGTGGCACGCGATGcatctttgaaaagtgaGAGCAGGGCGGTATCACAGGGCGAAATGGTGAGCATTCATGAGCCCAGTTCTAAAGAAATGGCAAAATTGGGGCAACAGAGTAATGTGCCCAATCTAGACGTAAACAAAGTACTGAATAGTAAAACATCGCATGAAAGTAAGATAAACCAATTGAGAACCCAGAAGCACGAATTGGACGAATACGACACGGGAATACAGACATGGATAAACTATACATTAAAATCGTCCTCTAGGAAGGATAAGGACTTTATAGTTGAAGAGTATAAGCAGCATAATCATGTCAGGGAGGCATACGCGAATGCAGACGATTTGAGCAAGAAGCATACAGTTATTAATACGGTCGCCAGCGTCAATCAGAATGTTACGCATCTGAGGAGGAAAGTCTTCCAGCATTCTATGAAACCAAAGGACTTGTTTGCGTCAATAggtaagaaaaaactgtGA
- the SNG1 gene encoding Sng1p: protein MSERENNIEDGKPLYIENPALEAAAAFTGGMDGASYCNRRFAEGLSHSSESAESLKDFRPGEVASSKSSKVEGGSNKKENGGGDGAPLERIKTGLFSPRLRKQREKILLKFGVNNFLIACLCISLISIYWGASYGTNRYFFKVKNIVVLQDVSSNSTVQSMSAIIPTLLASVPGTWRIYNTTSFNEKFGSTNSDEIDAKVVDLIYEEKYWLALNVKPNATDTLYNSLITQDVNSLFNSSDFFQSVYESGRDPLSVRATILPLMQKLEALFQQYYTKEYLPSLMSNVTTTYNDASINTQNWASAGQLLFDYNDHRPFTDRILMAPLQVGLIYCILLTVLQLSLYGKLHGEMAKVLKPKHILIYRILVSWSTYFLLSIGFCTVSAIFRIDFTPAFGRGGFVVYWMSTWLVMMAVGGANENVLSLVIAYCPQFLSFWLMTWIILNISASFYPMALNNDFYRYGYIMPIHNAVDIYKVIFLNLTRRKMGRNYGILVAWVALNTCLLPFSMKFSGQKMQKNAMQAAEAAVAAHSAKKNHTDAKNDNPSQD, encoded by the coding sequence ATGAGTgagagagaaaataatatcGAGGACGGGAAGCCGCTATATATCGAGAACCCTGCACTAGAAGCAGCTGCTGCATTCACCGGCGGGATGGATGGCGCGTCGTACTGTAACCGGCGTTTTGCTGAGGGCCTTAGCCACTCTTCTGAGTCAGCAGAGTCATTGAAAGATTTCCGTCCTGGTGAGGTAGCCTCATCAAAGTCGTCCAAAGTGGAGGGAGGTTctaacaagaaagagaatGGTGGTGGCGATGGTGCTCCCCtggaaagaataaaaactGGTCTCTTTTCTCCGAGGTTACGAAAACAGAGAGAAAAGATACTGTTGAAATTCGGTGTCAACAACTTTCTCATTGCATGTCTCTGCATCTCTCTCATATCGATTTACTGGGGGGCCAGTTACGGAACAAACCGTTACTTCTttaaagtgaaaaatattgTTGTGCTACAAGATGTTTCATCTAACAGTACTGTGCAGTCGATGTCTGCCATCATACCGACGTTGTTAGCATCTGTTCCTGGCACATGGCGCATATATAATACAACGTCGTTTAACGAGAAATTCGGATCGACGAATTCCGATGAGATTGATGCGAAAGTGGTGGATTTGATTTATGAAGAGAAATATTGGTTAGCACTAAACGTTAAACCAAATGCCACAGACACCCTGTACAATTCTTTAATTACTCAAGATGTGAACTCGCTATTCAATTCttcagatttttttcaatccGTGTATGAAAGTGGTCGTGACCCATTAAGTGTAAGAGCAACTATTCTACCCTTGATGCAGAAATTGGAAGCCTTGTTTCAGCAATACTACACGAAGGAGTATCTTCCCTCATTGATGAGCAACGTCACTACTACTTACAACGACGCCAGTATAAACACTCAGAACTGGGCAAGTGCAGGTCAACTATTATTTGATTACAACGACCATCGCCCCTTCACTGACCGTATCCTAATGGCCCCTTTACAAGTTGGGTTGATCTATTGTATTCTGTTAACTGTTCTACAGTTATCCCTTTACGGGAAACTGCACGGAGAAATGGCAAAAGTGCTTAAACCAAAGCACATTCTAATCTATAGAATTTTAGTTTCGTGGTCGAcctattttcttctttccattGGATTCTGTACTGTGTCAGCCATCTTTAGGATCGATTTTACCCCTGCATTTGGTAGAGGAGGATTTGTCGTATACTGGATGTCTACATGGCTGGTCATGATGGCTGTCGGTGGTGCCAATGAAAACGTACTGAGCTTAGTTATAGCTTACTGTCCTCAGTTTTTAAGTTTTTGGTTGATGACGTGGATTATCCTAAATATCTCTGCTTCATTCTACCCTATGGCATTGAATAACGATTTCTATAGGTATGGTTACATCATGCCAATTCACAATGCGGTGGATATCTACaaagtaatttttttaaacttAACCAGAAGGAAAATGGGGAGAAACTACGGTATTCTTGTCGCATGGGTTGCTCTTAATACGTGTTTGTTACCGTTTAGTATGAAGTTTTCAGGccaaaaaatgcaaaaaaacGCTATGCAAGCCGCAGAAGCCGCTGTCGCTGCCCATAgtgccaaaaaaaaccataCAGACGCCAAAAATGATAATCCTTCTCAAGATTGA
- the YPP1 gene encoding Ypp1p, with translation MMPNSKAPQQVAAPLKVIDVVDHALKSRLLGGSTFHSGFDSLDSVLNLQFRLHYHVLGSRGLAKPVCEVLLKDCKRLEKNLGMMEELNDYPEVARLIEKVLFNCFGILFFYLGQFQESQRCLLHSLKIHNSTVAQNMALLEQYDQFLILENLYYRGLLSQDVNIMQNIFYKELLAHVNTIPPESNGLLFEYINMIVAKLRFNQLQDLADNFKATVDSPFILFLYILKEFQSSSQKHTDSDDIFLKMGQHALSKAKFPSANEGNNKNLEHFNIFLQYYFKFAYVENIKVNPGWYSFIVSSMERTFQSIDISKTAMILFQNLSKNNSNDEIKQQSLKRESILNFVNFVKYNDKYYQLNNNSHHDIISFLDAYAFILQDSSEADSIENLFDYDKTVSAFATSLTSFYEEYNLPLMSKTESLDWLENSTRSVCPENVSKVLVNAWSTLYEIRKYQLDFLTSNDLTSYLCNAMMLSTKEKESTTDGGEEEEEEEEEETLRELQFKYSYTLAQQRHIEPAVKTLESLILNKSPNCYKAWHLLALCRSVQEDKEMSYKIVCSVLEAMNESLQNDTLSLNDRWQLVHLKLTQLAIIEEIFGTLEALETLPEVFELYTTLFPDSKPELNSTGPKYSQTKEYLLQMVWIFAANMYMRTKENDSDAKAAIKEASKVESKFKNLNCNIANGYLSIIKNEADVALKEFETVLYYDEYNLDALIGFAELIFPEELDANEENLESYYTLSLDKKPTKRAQLTFVNDTDRSAAYARLKFLLECGILESIEAYHSPEVWWYLSLIYEKYQDDEYKNSLLKCVKYQELNPIRSFRYCNY, from the coding sequence ATGATGCCTAACTCTAAAGCACCGCAACAAGTTGCTGCTCCTCTGAAGGTAATAGACGTGGTTGACCATGCGCTAAAGAGTCGACTCTTGGGTGGCAGCACGTTCCATTCGGGGTTTGATAGCTTGGATTCCGTGCTGAACTTGCAATTCAGACTGCATTATCATGTTCTTGGGTCTAGGGGGCTTGCAAAGCCCGTTTGTGAAGTTTTGTTGAAGGATTGCAAAAGGCTGGAGAAGAACCTAGGTATGATGGAGGAATTGAACGACTATCCCGAGGTCGCAAGGCTGATCGAGAAGGTCCTGTTCAATTGTTTTGGCatacttttcttctacttAGGCCAATTCCAGGAATCGCAGCGCTGTTTGCTgcattctttgaaaattcatAATAGTACCGTGGCACAAAATATGGCACTACTGGAACAGTACGAccaatttttgattctgGAAAACTTATACTATCGTGGTCTACTCTCTCAGGACGTTAACATCATGCAGAACATCTTTTATAAGGAACTGTTGGCCCATGTGAATACGATCCCTCCGGAGTCAAATGGCCTTCTTTTCGAATACATTAATATGATTGTCGCCAAGTTGAGGTTTAACCAACTTCAAGACTTGGCGGACAATTTCAAAGCTACCGTTGACAGTCCctttatcctttttctctACATTTTAAAGGAGTTTCAATCATCTTCTCAGAAACATACTGATAGCGacgatatttttttgaaaatgggTCAGCATGCATTATCGAAGGCGAAGTTTCCTAGTGCAAATGAAGGcaataataaaaacttGGAGCATTTTAACATCTTTTTACAGTACTATTTCAAATTCGCTTATGtggaaaatataaaagttAATCCCGGTTGGTATAGTTTCATCGTCTCTTCTATGGAGAGGACTTTTCAAAGTATTGACATTTCCAAAACGGCAatgattctttttcaaaatctaaGCAAAAACAATAGCAACGACGAAATCAAGCAACAATCACTAAAAAGAGAATCAATACTAAATTTTGTTAACTTTGTCAAATATAACGACAAATACTACCAACTAAACAATAATTCCCATCATGACATCATTTCTTTCCTAGACGCATACGCATTCATCTTACAAGATTCCTCTGAAGCGGATTCCATTGAAAACCTTTTTGATTATGATAAAACGGTATCTGCATTTGCCACTTCACTAACATCCTTTTATGAAGAGTATAACCTTCCATTAATGAGCAAAACGGAATCTTTAGATTGGCTGGAAAACAGCACCAGGTCTGTTTGTCCAGAAAACGTTTCGAAAGTTTTGGTCAATGCATGGTCGACCTTGTACGAAATCAGAAAGTATCAATTGGATTTCCTCACATCTAATGATTTGACTTCATATTTATGCAATGCAATGATGTTAtcaacaaaggaaaaggagaGTACTACCGATGGAggggaagaagaagaagaagaagaagaagaagaaacacTTCGTGAATtacaatttaaatattcttaCACTCTAGCACAACAGAGACATATTGAGCCTGCAGTCAAGACTCTAGAATCACTTATCTTAAACAAAAGTCCAAACTGCTACAAAGCTTGGCATCTATTGGCTCTGTGTAGGTCTGTTCAAGAGGATAAGGAAATGTCGTATAAGATTGTTTGCTCTGTACTAGAAGCCATGAATGAAAGTCTTCAAAATGATACTTTAAGTCTGAATGATAGATGGCAACTCGTTCATCTTAAATTAACTCAATTGGctattattgaagaaatttttggcACGTTGGAAGCTCTGGAAACACTGCCAGAAGTCTTCGAGCTTTACACAACATTGTTTCCCGATTCAAAACCAGAATTGAACAGCACAGGTCCTAAGTACAGTCAAACTAAAGAATACCTCTTACAAATGGTCTGGATCTTTGCTgcaaatatgtatatgagaacaaaagaaaacgactCGGATGCCAAGGCAGCCATCAAGGAAGCCTCAAAAGTAGAGAGCAAATTTAAGAACCTAAATTGTAATATTGCTAACGGTTATTTATCGATAATAAAGAATGAAGCAGATGTTGCACtgaaagaatttgaaaccGTACTATACTACGACGAATATAATCTGGACGCTCTGATCGGATTTGCCGAATTAATTTTCCCAGAGGAACTAGATGCAAACGAGGAAAACCTCGAAAGTTACTATACACTGAGCCTCGACAAAAAACCAACCAAGCGGGCTCAATTAACGTTTGTAAATGACACAGACAGGTCTGCAGCGTACGCCAGGTTAAAATTTCTACTAGAGTGCGGAATACTAGAGTCAATAGAGGCGTATCATTCCCCGGAGGTATGGTGGTACTTGTCTTTAATTTACGAAAAGTATCAAGATGATGAATACAAAAATTCCTTATTAAAATGTGTTAAATATCAAGAGTTGAACCCTATTCGCTCCTTCAGGTATTGCAATTACTAA